A single window of Longimicrobium sp. DNA harbors:
- the ggt gene encoding gamma-glutamyltransferase has product MNLRRAALVPVLPLMVLVIGQGGAAPAHVGVAQDTSRLFAPAWEHPRGGIAPVRSTAGMVVTTDRMASEVGAEILRRGGNAVDAAVATHFALAVVNPEAGNIGGGGFMVVRMADGTTASLDFREMAPGRATRDMFLDAAGNVTSKSTEGHLAAGVPGSVAGMWEAHKRFGRLPWAELVEPAANLADGIVVHQRLAQSFYNNRKELVKNAETARIFTRRGEPLRVGDRLVQTDLAETLRRVARNGRDGFYTGRTAELVEAEMRRGGGLITREDMGRYRAVWRDPVRFRYRGHEVISMPPPSSGGPTMAAMLKILEGYDLRRMRFMGPEHVHLFAEAARRAYADRNAYLADPDFVPQPTARMISDAYAATRRATIRRDRATTSAEVAPGLGAPPTEGTETTHYSIMDQRGNAVSVTTTINSLYGNLVTVPGAGFLLNNEMDDFTSKPGVPNQFGLVQGAANAVAPGKRMLSAMTPTIVLDPSGRVKLVTGTPGGSTIITSIVQQVSNVVDFGMDVATATSAPRLHHQHLPDSLRFERRGLDAATVSRLRAMGHAMAERQGFQGDVQSIVVTNGAMTAVADPRRGGAAVGVTEVARPVVQ; this is encoded by the coding sequence ATGAATCTCCGCCGCGCCGCACTCGTTCCCGTCCTTCCGCTCATGGTTCTGGTGATCGGGCAGGGCGGGGCCGCTCCCGCGCATGTAGGCGTGGCGCAGGACACTTCGCGCCTCTTCGCGCCGGCGTGGGAGCACCCGCGCGGGGGGATCGCTCCGGTACGCTCCACCGCCGGTATGGTGGTGACGACCGACCGCATGGCGAGCGAAGTGGGAGCCGAGATCCTGCGCCGCGGCGGCAACGCGGTGGATGCTGCGGTCGCCACGCACTTCGCGCTCGCCGTGGTCAACCCCGAGGCCGGCAACATCGGCGGGGGCGGGTTCATGGTGGTGAGGATGGCGGACGGGACGACCGCCTCGCTCGACTTCCGCGAGATGGCGCCGGGGCGCGCCACCCGCGACATGTTCCTGGACGCCGCGGGGAACGTCACCAGCAAGTCCACCGAGGGGCACCTGGCGGCCGGCGTCCCCGGCTCCGTGGCGGGGATGTGGGAGGCACACAAGCGGTTCGGGCGCCTTCCCTGGGCCGAGCTGGTGGAGCCGGCGGCGAACCTGGCCGACGGGATCGTGGTGCACCAGCGGCTGGCGCAGTCGTTCTACAACAACCGCAAGGAGCTGGTCAAGAACGCGGAGACGGCGCGCATCTTCACCCGCCGCGGCGAGCCGCTGCGCGTGGGCGACCGCCTGGTGCAGACCGACCTCGCCGAGACGCTGCGACGCGTGGCGCGCAACGGGCGCGACGGCTTCTACACCGGACGCACCGCCGAGCTGGTGGAAGCGGAGATGAGGCGCGGCGGCGGGCTGATCACGCGCGAGGACATGGGGCGCTACCGGGCCGTATGGCGCGACCCGGTCCGCTTCCGCTACCGCGGCCACGAGGTGATCTCCATGCCCCCCCCCTCCTCCGGCGGCCCCACGATGGCGGCGATGCTCAAGATCCTGGAGGGCTACGACCTGCGGCGGATGAGGTTCATGGGGCCCGAGCACGTGCACCTCTTCGCCGAGGCCGCGCGCCGGGCGTACGCGGACCGCAACGCGTACCTGGCCGACCCCGACTTCGTCCCGCAGCCCACCGCGCGGATGATCTCGGACGCCTACGCCGCCACCCGCCGCGCCACCATCCGCCGCGACCGCGCCACCACCTCCGCCGAGGTGGCGCCCGGCCTGGGCGCGCCCCCCACCGAGGGGACGGAGACGACGCACTACTCCATCATGGACCAGCGGGGGAACGCGGTGTCGGTCACCACCACCATCAACTCGCTGTACGGAAACCTGGTGACGGTACCGGGGGCGGGCTTCCTGCTCAACAACGAGATGGACGACTTCACCTCCAAGCCCGGCGTTCCCAACCAGTTCGGGCTGGTGCAGGGCGCCGCCAACGCCGTCGCCCCCGGCAAGCGCATGCTCTCGGCGATGACGCCCACCATCGTCCTCGACCCCTCCGGCCGGGTGAAGCTGGTGACGGGGACGCCGGGCGGCTCCACCATCATCACCTCCATCGTGCAGCAGGTATCCAACGTGGTGGACTTCGGGATGGACGTGGCGACCGCCACCTCCGCCCCGCGCCTCCACCACCAGCACCTCCCGGACTCGCTCCGCTTCGAGCGCCGCGGCCTGGACGCGGCCACCGTATCCCGGCTCCGCGCGATGGGCCACGCCATGGCCGAGCGCCAGGGCTTCCAGGGCGACGTGCAGTCCATCGTGGTCACCAACGGCGCCATGACCGCCGTCGCCGACCCGCGCCGCGGCGGCGCCGCCGTGGGGGTGACGGAGGTGGCGAGGCCGGTGGTGCAGTAG
- a CDS encoding ABC transporter ATP-binding protein, with translation MKQLRALIPYLRRYRGKIAWGMVMVVAANALSVLSLECVKWGIDALAVPGTTRMTVFRYAALSLGVAFLAGAARYGMREILNGVSRWVELDLRNDFFERLLRLDAGFYAQHPTGDIMSRATSDIAAVRQVAGPAYMYLASTITFALFALTRMVWIDAWMTGATLIPILLLPPVTIWFGKVIHERFEKIQEQQGLLSTVAQENLAGQRIVKAYGQEEYQSRRFRDISHEYLLRNVELARTSGLFYPSLGLLGGLAMMTALWVGGRAIMAGDITNGDFVVFILYLGMLIWPMIALGWVVNLFQRGAASMGRVSRVLDAVPAVADAPDAAAPERVRGEIEFRGVSFRYPGTGRDVLRDVSFRVPPGATVAIVGPTGSGKSTVVQLLTRTYDPSEGAVWLDGVPVSLWPLERLRAEVAVVPQDTFLFSTTIEDNLALGFHEPDPERRAERVRAAAKVARLHETVGAFPAGYDTLLGERGINLSGGQKQRAALARAIAREARVLVLDDALSAVDTHTEYEILEGLRGVLEERTSIIVSHRVTAVMHAELILVLDDGRVAEQGTHTELLQRGGVYAALQRRQLLAEDLDGGDLLAAASREA, from the coding sequence GTGAAGCAGTTGAGAGCGCTGATCCCCTACCTCCGCCGCTACCGCGGGAAGATCGCGTGGGGGATGGTGATGGTAGTGGCGGCGAATGCGCTGAGCGTGCTGAGCCTGGAGTGCGTCAAATGGGGGATCGACGCGCTCGCGGTGCCCGGAACCACGCGCATGACCGTCTTCCGCTACGCCGCGCTCTCGCTGGGAGTGGCGTTCCTGGCAGGCGCCGCGCGCTACGGCATGCGCGAGATCCTCAACGGCGTGTCGCGCTGGGTGGAGCTGGACCTGCGCAACGACTTCTTCGAGCGGCTGCTGCGGCTGGACGCCGGCTTCTACGCCCAGCACCCCACGGGCGACATCATGAGCCGCGCCACCAGCGACATCGCCGCGGTGCGCCAGGTGGCCGGGCCCGCGTACATGTACCTCGCCAGCACCATCACCTTCGCCCTCTTCGCGCTCACGCGGATGGTGTGGATCGACGCCTGGATGACGGGCGCCACGCTGATCCCCATCCTCCTCCTGCCGCCCGTAACCATCTGGTTCGGCAAGGTGATTCACGAGCGGTTCGAGAAGATCCAGGAGCAGCAGGGCCTCCTCTCCACCGTGGCGCAGGAGAACCTGGCGGGGCAGCGCATCGTGAAGGCGTACGGCCAGGAGGAGTACCAGAGCCGCCGCTTCCGCGACATCTCGCACGAGTACCTGCTGCGCAACGTGGAGCTGGCGCGCACCTCCGGGCTCTTCTACCCATCGCTGGGGCTGCTCGGCGGGCTGGCGATGATGACGGCGCTCTGGGTGGGCGGGCGGGCGATCATGGCGGGCGACATCACCAATGGCGACTTCGTGGTCTTCATCCTCTACCTGGGGATGCTGATCTGGCCGATGATCGCGCTCGGATGGGTGGTGAACCTCTTCCAGCGCGGCGCCGCATCCATGGGGCGCGTGTCGCGGGTGCTGGACGCCGTCCCCGCCGTCGCCGACGCGCCGGACGCGGCCGCGCCGGAGCGGGTGCGCGGGGAGATCGAGTTCCGCGGGGTGTCGTTCCGCTACCCCGGCACCGGGCGCGACGTCCTCCGCGACGTCAGCTTCCGCGTCCCGCCTGGCGCCACGGTGGCCATCGTGGGCCCCACGGGGAGCGGCAAGAGCACGGTGGTGCAGCTCCTGACCCGGACGTACGATCCCAGCGAGGGCGCGGTGTGGCTCGACGGGGTGCCGGTGAGCCTCTGGCCGCTGGAGCGCCTGAGGGCGGAGGTCGCGGTCGTGCCGCAGGACACCTTCCTCTTCTCCACCACCATCGAGGACAACCTGGCGCTCGGCTTCCACGAGCCGGACCCGGAGCGCCGGGCCGAACGGGTGCGCGCCGCCGCAAAGGTCGCGCGGCTGCACGAGACCGTCGGCGCCTTCCCGGCGGGGTACGACACGCTGCTGGGAGAGCGTGGGATCAACCTTTCCGGCGGGCAGAAGCAGCGCGCGGCCCTGGCCCGCGCCATCGCGCGGGAGGCGCGGGTGCTGGTGCTGGACGACGCGCTCTCCGCCGTGGACACGCACACTGAATATGAGATCCTGGAAGGACTGCGCGGCGTACTGGAGGAGCGAACCTCCATCATCGTCAGCCACCGCGTGACCGCGGTGATGCACGCGGAGCTGATCCTGGTGCTGGACGACGGCCGGGTGGCCGAGCAGGGGACGCACACCGAGCTGCTGCAGCGCGGCGGCGTGTACGCGGCGCTCCAGCGGCGGCAGCTGCTGGCGGAGGATCTGGACGGGGGCGATCTCCTTGCCGCCGCTTCGCGGGAGGCCTAG
- a CDS encoding HAMP domain-containing sensor histidine kinase, whose translation MNDLRLSIQGDKEAARLRDVLAREGFRIVEPPRAGPPHDLVLESDDEGARGTGQRIEELERLVLELRNLDVAKSQFLTNVSHELRTPLTAIVTYGEILRDGLLGELSTRQTDAIESMIGACRQLLGMIEEILTYARTNAQAITLQTTEFPVEEVVHGVHGMNASLLDRKHLNFDVRAEPGLPPVRADKDKVAHVLGNLIGNAIKFTPEEGHLVVEARRAPERPDWVEIAVTDTGIGIDPQYHELIFQEFAQVDTSRARAHHGTGLGLAIARQFVQLHGGDIRVQSELGRGSRFFFTLPSAEAAVETSGNGGEPS comes from the coding sequence ATGAACGATCTCCGGCTTTCCATCCAGGGGGACAAGGAGGCGGCGCGGCTGCGCGACGTGCTGGCCCGCGAAGGGTTCCGCATTGTGGAGCCGCCGCGCGCCGGGCCCCCGCACGACCTCGTGCTGGAGTCGGACGACGAGGGCGCCCGCGGTACCGGGCAGCGCATCGAGGAGCTGGAGCGCCTCGTGCTGGAGCTCCGCAACCTGGACGTGGCCAAGAGCCAGTTCCTCACCAACGTCTCGCACGAGCTGCGCACCCCGCTCACCGCCATCGTCACCTACGGCGAGATCCTGCGCGACGGGCTGCTGGGGGAGCTGAGCACGCGGCAGACGGACGCCATCGAGTCGATGATCGGCGCCTGCCGCCAGCTCCTGGGGATGATCGAGGAGATCCTCACCTACGCCCGCACCAACGCGCAGGCCATCACGCTGCAGACCACCGAGTTCCCGGTGGAGGAGGTGGTGCACGGCGTGCATGGGATGAACGCGTCGCTCCTGGACCGCAAGCACCTGAACTTCGACGTGCGTGCCGAGCCGGGGCTCCCGCCGGTGCGGGCGGACAAGGACAAGGTAGCGCACGTGCTGGGGAACCTGATCGGCAACGCCATCAAGTTCACCCCGGAGGAGGGCCATCTGGTGGTGGAGGCCCGCCGCGCCCCCGAGCGTCCGGATTGGGTGGAGATCGCCGTCACGGACACGGGGATCGGCATCGACCCGCAGTACCACGAGCTGATCTTCCAGGAGTTCGCGCAGGTGGACACCTCCCGCGCGCGCGCGCACCACGGCACGGGGCTGGGGCTGGCGATCGCGCGGCAGTTCGTGCAGCTGCACGGCGGCGACATCCGGGTGCAGAGCGAGCTGGGCCGCGGCAGCCGCTTCTTCTTCACCCTTCCCAGCGCCGAGGCCGCCGTCGAGACCTCCGGCAACGGCGGGGAGCCTTCGTGA
- a CDS encoding response regulator, protein MKLASVLLVEDSEPIRTAFTILLEETGYRVHSAEDGHEAVRTATEHAPDLVLLDMGLPGMDGLDVVRALKAQPVTAEIPVIALTGRDDAGSRRACMEAGCAEYILKPINTHTLLRTIERHLRTAPEKG, encoded by the coding sequence GTGAAGCTCGCCTCTGTCCTGCTGGTGGAAGACAGCGAGCCGATCCGCACCGCCTTCACCATCCTCCTGGAAGAGACCGGCTACCGCGTGCACTCGGCCGAGGACGGCCACGAAGCCGTCCGCACCGCCACCGAGCACGCGCCGGACCTGGTGCTCCTGGACATGGGCCTCCCCGGGATGGACGGCCTGGACGTCGTTCGCGCCCTCAAGGCCCAGCCCGTCACCGCCGAGATCCCCGTAATTGCCCTCACCGGCCGCGACGACGCGGGGAGCCGCCGGGCGTGCATGGAAGCCGGCTGCGCGGAGTACATCCTGAAGCCGATCAACACGCACACCCTCCTCCGCACCATCGAGCGCCACCTCCGCACCGCGCCGGAGAAGGGGTAG